A window of Eucalyptus grandis isolate ANBG69807.140 chromosome 4, ASM1654582v1, whole genome shotgun sequence genomic DNA:
CCCATGCAATGCCTACGGTCTGTGTTCATGTTGGGGAATGCTAGTGTGTCGCTTCCGTCTATGAATCAGCCTGCGTTTGTCTTCAAGAAGAGCTACCATGGAGCAAATGCATTGTCTAGTAATGGCATTGtttcagcttctatttatgATGTTGGGATTACTACAGTCAATGTGTTATAAATAAgttcacaatttttttaaaaaaataagtacattgaaagtcttaaaacttatcatgaaatgacaagtgagtcctaaaactttcaaaaagtgcaattaaatcgtaaaacttatcacaaaataCAATAGTCCtacaactttcaaaaagtacaatcaaatcctaaaacttgtcaaattgatataataaatctttccattttcttgcattttttaaaattttaaaactcaattaaacttTCGTGATAAATAATATGACTTAATtgctcttttttgaaaattttataatttaatcgCACTTTCGTAATAAGCTTTTGAACTTGTAGtgcactttccttttctttttttttctttttttctaaaaaaggcACTTCTAAAAAGATTTGCGCAGTACATATGTATGTTAAACTCTGAATGTAATTACCTAACGCCAAGTACATTGACAGTAGCTTTGCACAAAAGGGACTTGAAAATATtgcataaattgattttgaagccTCAAACTCACATCAGCATAGTAATGCACCGAGACTAATGTTGAGGAAAGTGTACTAATCTCTCTTCTCGAGCCTCACATCCGAGGGATCTAAATTCCTTTCCTTATCACTTTCTGCCACCATTTTTGGTGAGAAGCCCTGGTCACTTGGTCAGGGTTTCCCCAAGTTACCTTTTCATCTACCCTTCAAGAACTACAAGACACCCGCTTGTGCTAGTGACATATCAAGGCgacaataaacaaataaatgacCAAATGGACAACTGAGTAAACGAACAACCGTTGATAGATTGTGGAGTCTGTTCCATGGGGTTGCCGTCTTCTCACGCCACCTCGCATGGCCAAGAGAAACCATCggtttgtctttttctcttgacctatcttttttctcttttgcggGTCAGACTTCTTGATCCATGATTGAACACTGTTTAATCTCTAGCCTCGCTCGTGAAACGGCGGTCGAAGTCATCTAATGAACGGGGGAAAGTGTCCCTTCCAGACGGGGCCAGATGGATGACCGAGTGCTCAATGTCTTGGGTAAGCTTTGTTCTAGTCAGCAGGATCAAATATATGTTAGTGCTTTTTCAATTGCACGAGCATCAGGCGTGGTTACTTGGATCATGAATTTGGTGATCCAAACAAGTGAGTGTACAAAATTCTAATCGGGTCGTGTTACACAGAGTTTATGCTGCTTTCTGTCACACTAGTCTAAACTTAGTGACTTTAATTCAGTCTGCCAATATTAATTCTTTGTAGGGTAGACTGGCAATCCATAATAGATTGCTGTCATTTTGACAGTATTGCAAATTGCTGATGATAGGCACAATACTGGTCAGATACACACCCCCAATGAAACGCATTCACTCTTGAGAttttagaaaattctaaaaGCTGTTGACATTGACAGGAGAAACAAGCCTCTCTGCATCTGTAAATTAGAAGCACAAACAGTGAAGAGGTTTCGTATATTGTAGAGTGATCAAATCAAAAGAATCATCTTAATATTGTAGCTTAGTTCTGTCATAAGAAAACAGAGAATACTAGCTTTGCGTAAAGGACGAATCTGAAAAGGATTAAATGGCAATTTGACACTAGCCTTGAATAAAGACCtagaaatggaatttttttcctctgtttccGCAATGACATTAGGATATTGAATTTTCAGGCTCGACTGACTGTTTCTATGTTAAAATCGCTGTCAATGGAAACGACACGGTATCCATCTCTGTCCCAACAGTCTGAAATGTTAAGTTCTCTGCAGGATGGGCGGAGTGATGATAACCAAGAGCCCTGTTTATTCACGTGGAACCGATTCAATGGGGAAGCAAATACACCTCAAGCAACATCGATCCACCACATTAATTAAAGCGATAAGGCTGCTGGGAAGGGAAAGGTGAGGCGAGTCCCAAGGTGCGTGACCATTACTTCAATTTACATGAAGGTGGAATTAATTTATTGTTTCACGATCGAGAAATATCGACCAAGAAGAGTATGAAGCTTAGAAAGGACAACATCGGCATCACGGCTTGCACTCCATTTGGAGATCGAAAAGGTGACAATCACTTTGCTTAAATTGATGGGAAAGGTGGGTCCCCACTAATTAAGACCTCAACTACACTCCGTGGTATTTGAGGTATCATTACTCAGTTACTTTTGTTGTCTCAGAATCATACCACTGTATCCTCGATAGAAAGACAGCATGAACACAGAGAAGGGGTCAGTATATGccctgcttcttctttttctacttCAGGGAAGTACTGGCTTGGACATCCTAAGCCAAAACAATACCATCAGAGACGGCAATCTCTTGGTCTCCAGCGGTAAAAGGTTCGCTCTCGGTTTCTTCAGCCCAGGTAATTCTAGCCACCGTTATGTCGGAATTTGGTATTaccaagtttctgagcaaaccATTGTTTGGGTTGCTAACCGAGAGAGGCCAATCAATGGCACTTCAGGAGCCCTTTCGATTGATTCTGATGGAAAGTTGGTGCTCCATGAGAATGGAAGCTTTCTTGTTTGGTCCACAAATGTTTCTTCTGCATTGTCCAATTATTCTACTACAGCCCGGCTTATGGATTCAGGCAATCTAGTCCTGGTTCAAGATTTTAGCGAAAGGGTGATATGGCAAAGCTTTGATTATCCAACAGACACTATGCTTCCTTTCATGAAACTTGGGTTGAACCGCAAAACCGGTTTGAACCGGTTCCTAACATCATGGAAGTCCCCAGAGAATCCGACACCTGGCAATTGCTCCTATAGGATCGACCCAACGGGCTACACTCAATTGCTTCTGTACAAGGACGGGGATCCATATTGGCGTGCTGGGTCATGGACTGGAGATCGGTGGAGCGGTATACCTGAAATGACTCATTCTTTCATCTTTAACGTAAGCTTTGTAAATGACCCAGACGAGGTTTCTATAATGTATGGCGTCATTGACGCATCGATCATCACCAGAATGGTGGTGAGCGAATCGGGGTCACTCCGACGATCCACATGGCACGACAGAGACCAGCGGTGGATAGAATTCTGGTACGCTCCAAAGGACCAGTGCGATTATTACGGCAGGTGTGGACCCAACAGCAACTGCAATCCATACGATACGGGCCAGTTCGAGTGCACATGCCTGCCAGGGTTCGAGCCCAAGTCCCCGACTGATTGGGACCTTAGAGATGGATCGGCAGGGTGCGTAAGGAGGGGAGGGGTGTCAGTGTGTCGAAGTGGGGAAGGATTCGTTAAGGTGGCACGTGTGAAGGTGCCGGACACTACAAAAGCACGTGCCAACatgagcttgaacttgaaggaGTGCAAGGAGGAATGCCTGAGGGATTGCTCTTGCACAGCTTATGCTAGTGCCAGTGAGAGCCTGGGAGGTTCCGGGTGCCTCATGTGGCATGGCTATTTACTCGATACAAGAACATTTGCACATTTGGGTCAAGATTTATATGTACGGGTTGATGCCATCGCGTTAGGTACTCCTATTTCTGTAACTTATGTTACTAATACTACATTTGTTAACGTGACGTATCTCCCGCAACCTCAATTGTTTCATTAAATTAGCATTGTCAAGCAAATGATGAATCAAACTTCGAAATAGATTAAATTCATGAGCATAAGAATTCACATCCATGATTCTAGGAACCAAGTTTGACCTTCTGCATCGCATAAACTGTGTATCATTTGAGATCCGCTTGGTGATATCTGGTTTCAAGTCGAGGTTGGAAGAATTT
This region includes:
- the LOC120286217 gene encoding G-type lectin S-receptor-like serine/threonine-protein kinase RKS1 isoform X1, with the translated sequence MNTEKGSVYALLLLFLLQGSTGLDILSQNNTIRDGNLLVSSGKRFALGFFSPGNSSHRYVGIWYYQVSEQTIVWVANRERPINGTSGALSIDSDGKLVLHENGSFLVWSTNVSSALSNYSTTARLMDSGNLVLVQDFSERVIWQSFDYPTDTMLPFMKLGLNRKTGLNRFLTSWKSPENPTPGNCSYRIDPTGYTQLLLYKDGDPYWRAGSWTGDRWSGIPEMTHSFIFNVSFVNDPDEVSIMYGVIDASIITRMVVSESGSLRRSTWHDRDQRWIEFWYAPKDQCDYYGRCGPNSNCNPYDTGQFECTCLPGFEPKSPTDWDLRDGSAGCVRRGGVSVCRSGEGFVKVARVKVPDTTKARANMSLNLKECKEECLRDCSCTAYASASESLGGSGCLMWHGYLLDTRTFAHLGQDLYVRVDAIALARYRKTRSLNQKTSAAIILVSILTALLLAGSFSYCLVIKKRKDCRSHNPPVSDITNSTYLDGPQSVKDHDDRPRGNRDVPLYDLSTIASATNNFSVLNKLGQGGFGSVYKGVMDNGTEIAVKRLSKLSGQGAEEFKNEVRLIAKLQHRNLVRILGCCVEEDEKMLIYEYLPNKSLDAFLFDKTRTSLLDWRKRFEIASGLARGLLYLHQDSRLRIIHRDLKASNVLLDEAMNPKISDFGMARICGADQIQGNTNRVVGTYGYMSPEYAMEGIFSIKSDVYSFGVLLLEIISGKRNSAYYHENPSSNLVGHAWELWKEGNCEDVIDESMGDSCSKEEALRCIQIGLLCVQEFADDRPNMSAVVLMLANNDVALAFPKRPAYVFKRKYHGANLSSSDGTTSMNDVTISEVEGR